From Anomalospiza imberbis isolate Cuckoo-Finch-1a 21T00152 chromosome 6, ASM3175350v1, whole genome shotgun sequence, one genomic window encodes:
- the TMEM216 gene encoding transmembrane protein 216 isoform X1, with the protein MAPRGRHRSSAPLQVLLFLNGWYCATYFLLEAFVFVYKVLLLPYPVSNLVLDVVLLLLYLGIEATRIFFGSKGNLCQRKVPLSLSLALTVPAAVLAVYYLLLQTYSLRLEAFLSAILLLFYGLELLLGFLALLSFSRCHIPGTGGAGAGAARKATGLLYKRLTTSSEFITQFQPIQRQI; encoded by the exons ATGGCGCCCAGGG gccgCCATCGCTCCTCGGCTCCGCTGCAGGTCCTGCTCTTCCTCAACGGCTGGTACTGCGCCACGTATTTTCTCCTGGAAGCGTTCGTGTTCGTGTACAAAG tgctgctcctgccctacCCCGTCTCCAACTTGGTGCTGGACGtggtgctgctcctcctctaCCTCGGCATTGAGGCTACACGCATCTTCTTCG GCTCCAAGGGGAACCTGTGCCAGCGGAAGGTGCCGCTGTCCCTCAGCCTGGCACTTACAGTGCCGGCAGCTGTGCTGGCCGTGTACTACCTGCTGCTCCAGACATATTCCCTGCGCCTGGAAGCGTTCCTGAGCGCCATCCTGCTCCTCTTCTAcggcctggagctgctcctgggcttCCTGGCACTGCTCTCCTTCTCTAGGTGCCACATCCCGGGAACTGGGGGAGCCGGCGCAGGAGCTGCCAG GAAGGCAACAGGACTGCTGTATAAAAGACTGACAACGTCATCTGAGTTTATTACACAATTCCAACCTATCCAAAGACAAATCTAA
- the LRRC10B gene encoding leucine-rich repeat-containing protein 10B, which yields MGSGGSAGRGARLAAAEGPDGVEQRLEVRGRQVPAELWAQQGLRKLYLSDAGLREVPDELAELQHLRTLALDGNELMEVPEAVCDLPHLAHLYLGRNGLQGLPPAFAQLQSLRCLWIEGNFLAHFPRALLQLPELRSLQLGDNRLRRLPAALPRMAGLRGLWLYGNRFQEFPPVLLRMDHIRVLDLDRNRIASFPDLTGLASLRLLSYDHNPVRQPPCVGDEVQLVGDGAQEYMEARQERLQSLQHQEEEEEGTEAAPVSPEDVPEDGEGEFAALTGSPEET from the coding sequence atgggcagcggcggctccgcgggccGCGGGGCCCGGCTGGCGGCAGCCGAGGGCCCCGACGGCGTCGAGCAGCGGCTGGAGGTGCGGGGCCGGCAGGTCCCGGCCGAGCTGTGGGCTCAGCAGGGGCTGCGGAAGCTCTACCTGAGCGACGCGGGGCTGCGGGAGGTCCCGGACGAGCTGGCCGAGCTGCAGCACCTGCGGACCCTCGCGCTGGACGGCAACGAGCTGATGGAGGTGCCCGAGGCCGTGTGCGACCTGCCCCACCTGGCGCACCTGTACCTGGGCCGCAacgggctgcaggggctgccgCCCGCCTTCGCCCAGCTCCAGAGCCTGCGCTGCCTCTGGATCGAGGGAAACTTCTTGGCGCACTTTCCCCGcgccctgctgcagctgccggAGCTGCGCAGCCTGCAGCTGGGGGACAACCGGCTGCGCCGGCTGCCCGCGGCACTGCCCCGCATGGCTGGCCTGCGGGGGCTCTGGCTCTACGGGAACCGCTTCCAGGAGTTCCCGCCCGTGCTGCTGCGCATGGATCACATCCGCGTCCTCGACCTGGATCGCAACCGCATCGCCAGCTTCCCGGACCTCACCGGCCTCGCTTCCCTGCGTCTCCTCTCCTACGACCACAATCCCGTCCGGCAGCCGCCCTGCGTCGGGGATGAAGTGCAGCTGGTGGGGGACGGGGCGCAGGAATACATGGAAGCGCGGCAGGAGCggctgcagagcctgcagcaccaggaggaggaggaggagggcacCGAGGCCGCGCCGGTATCCCCCGAGGATGTGCcggaggatggggagggggaaTTTGCAGCCCTGACGGGATCTCCTGAGGAAACGTGA
- the SDHAF2 gene encoding succinate dehydrogenase assembly factor 2, mitochondrial, protein MDTPTSGTPRPIEPGGGVARAARGKMAAARLCCLRRHLLWPLIPQRGYRGDSPTDSGMDVLEIPLPPWQERPDEPLDTKRARLLYESRKRGMLENCILLSLFAKENLARMSKEQLNRYDRLINEPSNDWDIYYWATEAKPTPAEFDTDVMAMLREFAKNRNKEQRLRQPDLEYLFEPPR, encoded by the exons ATGGACACGCCCACTTCCGGCACGCCCCGCCCCATAGAGCCGGGAGGGGGCGTGGCCAGGGCGGCGCGCGGCAAGATGGCGGCGGCCAGG ctctgctgcctgcgCCGGCATCTCCTGTGGCCGCTGATCCCACAGCGTGGCTACCGGGGCGATTCCCCCACGGATTCCGGGATGGACGTGCTAGAGATCCCGCTGCCCCCCTGGCAGGAGCGTCCGGACGAGCCACTGGACACCAAGAGAGCCCGGCTGCTGTACgagagcaggaaaagggggatGCTGGAAAACTGCATCCTGCTCAG cctctttGCCAAGGAAAACCTGGCGCGCATGAGCAAGGAGCAGCTGAACCGCTACGACCGCCTCATCAACGAGCCCAGTAACGACTGGGACATTTATTACTGGGCCACTG AAGCGAAGCCCACGCCGGCGGAATTCGACACCGATGTGATGGCCATGCTGAGGGAATTTGCCAAAAACAGGAACAAGGAGCAGAGGCTCCGGCAGCCGGACCTGGAATATCTGTTTGAGCCACCACGCTGA
- the LOC137476261 gene encoding uncharacterized protein gives MRPLLSVHAGSGYVTNNYSALASLISPHVERQDTDVSTTSEDFKLFGRPDYQRILPECVDEPECRCPTDFSFSRLRFGEMRAPKASGEYGTLSHCASPAKPDVPLRAKELSGCTGTTQRSDLTVREQPLDVGDGRMDSVPAPQPAMGHPAPFAPLELQVGPKGVTTRKEPLASSTLHNQYLTKLSPLAPVAPGWWAQTPITWAPRSVEGIQIPSPSGFSTNNRPTNLWRVDDPLT, from the exons ATGCGCCCCCTCCTCAGCGTCCACGCCGGCTCGGGATACGTCACCAACAACTACTCGGCACTCGCATCCCTGATCTCCCCGCACGTGGAGCG CCAGGACACCGACGTGTCCACCACCTCTGAGGACTTCAAGCTCTTTGGGCGCCCGGATTACCAAAGGATCTTGCCCGAGTGTGTGGATGAGCCGGAGTGTCGGTGTCCCACTGACTTCTCCTTTTCCCGCCTCCGTTTCGGGGAGATGAGAGCCCCAAAAGCATCTGGGGAATATGGTACCCTGAGCCACTGCGCCAGTCCTGCCAAGCCAG ATGTCCCACTGCGGGCGAAGGAGCTGTCAGGCTGCACCGGGACCACCCAGAGGAGTGACCTCACCGTGCGAGAGCAGCCC CTCGATGTTGGTGATGGTCGGATGGATTCCGTTCCTGCC CCCCAACCTGCCATGGGCCATCCCGCCCCCTTCGCCCCCCTGGAGCTCCAAGTGGGACCCAAGGGAGTCACTACCAGGAAG GAGCCGTTGGCATCCAGCACTCTCCACAACCAGTACCTGACCAAGCTCTCGCCGCTGGCCCCCGTAGCgcccg GCTGGTGGGCACAGACTCCAATCACCTGGGCCCCAAGATCCGTGGAGGGCATCCAGATCCCAAGTCCCAGTGGCTTCAGCACCAACAACCGCCCCACCAACCTGTGGCGCGTCGATGACCCCCTGACATGA
- the CPSF7 gene encoding LOW QUALITY PROTEIN: cleavage and polyadenylation specificity factor subunit 7 (The sequence of the model RefSeq protein was modified relative to this genomic sequence to represent the inferred CDS: deleted 1 base in 1 codon): MSEGVDLIDIYADEEFTQDPEFSNADQMDLYDDVLAASSQPQEKRSSSSEAPPEIRQEPSPKPNSKPPAILYTYSGLRNKRAAVYVGSFSWWTTDQQLIQTIRSVGVYDVVELKFAENRANGQSKGYAEVVVASENSVHKLLELLPGKILNGDKVEVRLATRQNLSQFEAQARKRVPPRAHSRDSVDAVDGRATPTENALPPARMEKPPSVLPFFSRPPALPLMGLPPPPMPPPPPLSSAFGVPPPPPGIPYQHLLPPPPRLPPPLAVPPPGAVPPALHLNPAFFPPPTAALGPPPDTYGKAMAPYNHSSRELGPPIPAVSEGEFEEIMNRNRAISSSAISKAVSGASAGDYSNAIETLLTAIAVIKQSRVASDERCRVLLSSLKDCLHGIEAKSYSSSSSSSSRKRHRSRERSPSRSRESSRRHRDLLHSDDRHEEYFQERSREHERHRDRDRDRDRHH, encoded by the exons ATGTCCGAGGGAGTGGATCTGATTGACATCTACGCCGACGAGGAGTTCACCCAG GACCCGGAGTTCAGTAATGCTGACCAGATGGATCTCTACGACGACGTGTTAgcagccagctcccagccccaggaaaAGCGTTCCAGCAGCTCGGAAGCGCCTCCGGAGATCCGTCAGGAGCCGTCTCCCAAGCCCAACAGCAAACCCCCGGCCATCCTGTACACCTACAGCGGGCTCCGGAACAAGAGGGCCGCTGTCTACGTCGGGAGCTTCTCCTGG TGGACGACTGACCAGCAGCTGATCCAGACCATCCGCTCCGTTGGAGTCTATGACGTGGTGGAGCTGAAATTCGCAGAGAACCGAGCCAATGGCCAATCCAAGGG GTACGCGGAGGTGGTGGTCGCCTCCGAGAACTCAGTCCATAAactcctggagctgcttcccGGAAAGATCCTGAATGGAGACAAGGTGGAGGTGAGGCTGGCGACCCGGCAGAACCTGTCGCAGTTCGAGGCTCAGGCTCGCAAAC GTGTGCCGCCGCGGGCCCACTCCCGGGATTCCGTGGATGCGGTGGATGGCCGGGCGACGCCGACGGAGAACGCGCTGCCCCCCGCCCGCATGGAGAAGCCCCCCTCAGTCCTGCCCTTCTTCAGCcgcccccctgcactgcccctcATGGGGCTACCCCCACCTCCCATG CCCCCCCCGCCTCCCCTGTCCTCCGCTTTCGGagtccctcctcctcctcctggaaTTCCCTACCAGCacctgctgccgccgccgccccggctGCCCCCGCCCCTGGCCGTGCCCCCACCAGGGGCTGTGCCCCCCGCCCTGCACCTCAATCCCGCCTTCTTCCCGCCACCCACCGCCGCCCTGGGACCTCCTCCTGATACCTACGGCAAGGCCATGGCTCCCTACAACCACAGCAG CCGGGAGCTGGGCCCGCCGATCCCGGCCGTGAGCGAAGGCGAGTTTGAGGAGATCATGAACCGCAACCGCGCCATCTCCAGCAGCGCCATTTCCAAGGCGGTGTCCGGTGCCAGTGCAG GGGATTACAGCAATGCCATCGAGACGCTGCTCACAGCCATCGCTGTCATCAAACAGTCGCGCGTGGCCAGCGACGAGCGGTGCCGCGtcctcctctcttccctcaAGGATTGCCTGCATGGCATTGAGGCCAAATCctacagcagcagctccagcagcagctccag gaaaagaCACCGATCTCGGGAGCGCTCTCCCAGCCGGTCCCGTGAGAGCAGCCGGCGGCACCGGGATCTGCTCCACAGCGACGATCGGCACGAGGAATATTTCCAGGAGCGGAGCCGGGAGCACGAGCGGCAtcgggacagggacagagacagggaCCGGCACCACTGA
- the TMEM216 gene encoding transmembrane protein 216 isoform X2 yields MAPRGRHRSSAPLQVLLFLNGWYCATYFLLEAFVFVYKVLLLPYPVSNLVLDVVLLLLYLGIEATRIFFGSKGNLCQRKVPLSLSLALTVPAAVLAVYYLLLQTYSLRLEAFLSAILLLFYGLELLLGFLALLSFSSTDPY; encoded by the exons ATGGCGCCCAGGG gccgCCATCGCTCCTCGGCTCCGCTGCAGGTCCTGCTCTTCCTCAACGGCTGGTACTGCGCCACGTATTTTCTCCTGGAAGCGTTCGTGTTCGTGTACAAAG tgctgctcctgccctacCCCGTCTCCAACTTGGTGCTGGACGtggtgctgctcctcctctaCCTCGGCATTGAGGCTACACGCATCTTCTTCG GCTCCAAGGGGAACCTGTGCCAGCGGAAGGTGCCGCTGTCCCTCAGCCTGGCACTTACAGTGCCGGCAGCTGTGCTGGCCGTGTACTACCTGCTGCTCCAGACATATTCCCTGCGCCTGGAAGCGTTCCTGAGCGCCATCCTGCTCCTCTTCTAcggcctggagctgctcctgggcttCCTGGCACTGCTCTCCTTCTCTAG CACGGATCCCTACTGA